The Gemmatimonas phototrophica region CACATTCGCCACAACCGGGACCACCGGGTCGCGCCACGTTTCCGCGCTGAACGCCTCGGCAAGTCCCGCCACGGCGGGGGCCATTAAGGGCGAATGGAATGCGCCACTGACCGGCAAGGGCAAGCACCGCTTGGCGCCGGCCTCCTTCGCCAACTCCATGGCGCGCTCCACGCCGGCAACCTCGCCGGAAATGACCACCTGCTCTTCACTGTTGTAGTTGGCCGGCACCACCAGACCACGCTCGCGACTCGCCTGCGCGCACAAGCCGTCGATGGAGGCCGTCAGTACGCCCAGGATGGCCGCCATGGCTCCCGGACGCTGCACACCTTGCTCGTACATGAGCGTGCCACGCCGGCGCACGATACGGGCGGCGGCGGCAAGATCGAGGGTGCCGGTGACATGGTACGCCGAAAACTCACCCAAAGAGTGCCCGGCGGCGGCCGCCATGCGACCATCCATGGCGCTCCCGATCACCGCCCAAACGGCGGCACTGTGGGCGAGCAACGCCGGCTGCGCGTTCAGAGTACGCGTCAGCTCGTCGGCTGGCCCTTCAAAGGCCAGGGTCGAGAGCGCGGCGCCAACGGCATCATCGACGGCATGAAAGGCATCCCTAGCCGCGGGAAAGGCCTCATAGAGGTCCTTGCCCATGCCAACTTTCTGTGAACCCTGACCGGGGAGCAGGAACACGTATTGCATGGCCATCGCGTTGCTGAAAGGCGGAGGTACGGGAACTGATATAAGCTGGAGGTTACGATCGTGCCGGCCTCAGAACCGGGCGACGATCGACCCCCAGGTAAAGCCGGCGCCAAAGGCGGCAAAGAGCACAGTGCTGCCCTCTTTGATGCGTCCCTGTTCCATGGCGTCGTTCAACGCGATCGGAATGGATGCCGCAGAGGTATTGCCAAACCGGTCCACGTTCACGAACACCTTCTCCATCGGGATGCCGGCGTGCTTTGCCGTTGCTTCGATGATCCGGATATTCGCCTGGTGCGGAATGAGCAGATCCACATCGGCCGCCGTGAGGCGGGCGCTGTCCAGCGCGCGATCGGTAGCCTCGGCCATGGAGCGCACGGCGTGCTTGAACACTTCGCGCCCCGCCATGTGAATGAACTGCCGCTTCCCTACTTCTGGCGAGTACGGCTCGGCACCGCCACCGGCGGGACGCCAGAGCAGTTCCGCGAGGGCTCCGTCGGAACGCATGAAGGTGGACATGATGCCCTTGTCCTTCTTGTCTCCGCGAGCCCGCCGCAACACCGTGGCGCCGGCACCATCGGCGAACAGAATGCAGGTGTTGCGATCGGTCCAGTCAACAATGGCACTGAGCTTTTCAGCGCCAATGACAAGCACGGTGTCAGCCGAACCGCTGGCGATCAGGGAGTCACCGACAATGGCGCCATACAGCCAGCCCGAGCAGGCGGACGCTACGTCGAAGGCAGCGGCGCGCGACGCGCCCAACGCGGTTTGTACTTCAACCGCCTGCGATGGCAACAGGTGATCGGGCGAAGCGGTGCCGCAGACAATTACATCGATTTCGCCGGCGGTGACGCCGGCTTTGGCCATGGCCTGCTGCGATGCCTTGGCGCACAGTGAGGTGAGCGACTCTCCCGGCTCCGCGATATGGCGCTGCCGGATACCGGTGCGCTCAATAATCCACTCGTCGTTGGTTTCGATCCCCATGGCGGCGAGGTCGTTGTTCGTAACGACCTTGGCCGGCACTGCGTGACCAGTGCCGGCGATATACGAGAACGGACGCTTCATGTCGTGATTCCGGAGCCAGTGGTCGCGGGCATCGACTCAGCCAGTCGCCGCCCGATCTGTTCGGTCATCCCCGATTCGTGGGCGCGCAGCGCCACATGGATGGCATTCTTGATCGCCTTGGGGGAACTCTTGCCATGTGAGATGATGGAGACTCCGCGGACGCCCAGCAGCGGCGCGCCGCCGTATTCGTCCACATCAAGTTCCTTCAGCGAACCCGCCACTTCCCGCGCGTCGAGTCCGGCGACTTTGGACACCATGCCGATCAGCATGGGGCCAATGCTTTCGTAGAACTTGAGGAGGATGTTGCCGGTAAACCCATCGCAGACCACCACGTCAATCGGACCGCGGTCGCAGACGCCCTTGGGCAGGTCGCGCCCCTCGACATTGCCGAGAAAGTTGATTCCGGCATGGAGCAGACGCTGGTGGGCTTCCTTCACGGCGAGATTGCCTTTTTCCGGCTCTTCGCCAATGGACAGTAGGCCCACCGCGGGATTGCTCCGGTCGAGCAGTGCCTGCGCGTAGACGGTCCCGATACGGGCGAACTGCACCAGTTCTTCCGGGGCACAGTCGACATTGGCCCCCACATCGAGCACCAGAATGGGCTGCCGAGCGGTAGGGAAAATGGTCCCGATGGCCGGGCGCGTGAGCCCGGTGTGCAGTTTGAGCAACACCAAAGACGCGGCCATCTGCGCGCCGGTATTGCCGGCGGAGACGAACGCGTGTGCCTGGCCTTCGGCGACCCGCTTGATGCCGATGACCATTGAGCTATTGGGTTTTCGACGCAGGGCAGCCGACGGCTTGTCGGTCATGTCCACTACTTCGGGCGCTTCGACGATGGTCAGTCGGTCCCGAACATGAGCGACCGAGGCAAACTCCTCACGGAGTAATCCGTCGAGTTCGGCCTCGATGACGGCCGTTTGGCCGACGAGCTCAATGTGGTGGTCGGGCCCCAGCGCGCTGAGCGCATGGAGGGCGCCCGCGATGGGGGCCCGGGGGGCAAAGTCTCCCCCCATGGCATCCACAGCGATGCGCGCCAAGCTTACGCTTCCTGCGCCGTTACCCGCTGCTCACCCGCATAGTACCCACAGTCCGCGCAAACGCGGTGCGGGCGCTTGGCCGTGCCACACTGCGGGCACGACTGAATCACGATGGCGGGCGCGGTCTTGTGCGTGTTGCGGGCGCGCTTCCGCCGCTTGGATGTACGGCGCTTCGGTACGGCCATGGGATGCTGACCTGACTTTTTGAGACGTAAGAACCGACAAGGGGCTCAGCGCAGATTGCGCAAAGCGTCCCATCGGGGATCAGAGGGTGGAGGACAGGTGCAATCCCCCGTGTTGCGATCGGCACCGCAGGACGGACAGAGTCCCTGGCACTCCTCCCGACACAGCGCAAACGCCGGAACGGCCAACAGCCATTCCTCGCGCAACGCCGGGCGAAGATCGAGTTCCCGTTCGCCTGCAGGGATCAGCACGACATCGTCCTCTTCAGCGACGTCGAGATTCGACTCCGCAAAGAGCAACTGCACATCATCCGACACCTGCGTGGTGACGTCGGTCAGGCACCGCCTGCACGTCGTCTCCGCCATACCTTCAAACCGGCCGCTGAAGTAAAAGCGACCTTGCCCGGCACTGGAGAGGCGGCCAGTCACGTGCACCCCGGGATCAACCGGACGTGAATCACCCTCCCCCCATACGGAATCCGCCCCGTCCAGCAGACTATCGACGCTCTCGGCGCGGGATTCCAACGTGCGGATGTCAAAGCACAGCATAGCCGTGTAACGTAGAGCGCCAGCCCCCGTCACACAAGGGCTGGCGCCGCTTTTTTTCACCCGCACGGCGGCGCCAAGTGACGCCGCCGTGCGGAGTTAGCCAACGGGCCGGGAGAACCGCCCCGCCCGGATCGCCTTACGCAATCACGTCGGCTTCGGCAAAGAAGAACCGCGCCTCACGGGCGGCGTTTTCGTCGGAGTCGGAGGCATGAATGGCGTTCTTCCCCTTCGACTCAGCGTACAGCTTGCGGACGGTGCCTTCGGCGGCCTCAGCCGGGTCGGTCGCGCCAATGGCCGTACGGAGCGAGGCCACCGCGTCGTCCTTCTCAAGGATCAGCGGCATGCAGGGGCCACTGGTCATGAATTCCACCAGTTCGCCGTAGAACGGGCGGGCGGCGTGGACTTCGTAGAACGCGCCGGCCTGGGCCGTCGTCATGTGCATGACGCGGGCCGCCTTTACCGCAAAGCCCTGCTTTTCGAGGAGGGCGACGATGTTGCCCGCGTTGCCCGCGCCAAAGGCGTCAGGCTTGATGATGGTAAGGGTGCGACGACCGGCCATGGTCTGGTGTTGGGCAGAGGGTTGAACGACGGCGCCGGAAAACAGGCGCGGCGGGAGCCAGTGGCCCCCGCCGCGCGGAAGATAACCAACCCGGGCGCTTAGGAAAGCCGCGCCTTGATCAGCTCCACAAAGTCGATCGGACGCTGGGCGACGCCCATGCCCGCCGCCTTGAACGAATCGATCTTCTCCGCCGCCGTCCCGGCCGACCCGGAAATGATCGCGCCCGCATGGCCCATACGGCGGCCTGGCGGGGCGGTCTGACCGGCGATGAAGCCCACGACCGGCTTGGTCATGTGGTTCTTCACGAAATCCGCCGCTTCCTGTTCGTCGGTGCCACCAATTTCGCCCATCATGGCAACGGCCTTGGTGTTCGGATCAGCTTCGAACGCCGCGAGGCAATCGATGAAATTGGTGCCGTTGATCGGGTCACCACCGATGCCGACGCACGTGCTCTGGCCGATGCCGGCCTTGGTCAGCGCGTTCACCACTTCGTACGTCAGCGTGCCGGAGCGGCTCACCACACCCACGGGTCCCGGCGCGCAAATGCGACCCGGAATGATGCCCACCTTGCTCTGCCCCGGCGTAATGAGCCCCGGGCAGTTGGGGCCGAGCAGGCGTGCGCCATGCTCCTTCACGTACGGATACACCTTGGTCATGTCCAAAACGGGCACGCCTTCGGTGATGCACACGATGAACTTCACACCCGCTGCAGCGGCTTCCATGATCGCATCGGCCGCGTACATGGGCGGCACGTAGATCACGGACGTGTTGGCGCCGGTGGCCTGCACGGCATCATACACGGTGTCGAAAATCGGCGCGGTGCCCTCAAACGTCTGGCCACCCTTACCCGGTGTGACGCCGGCCACGACCTGCGTGCCGTATTCGATCATCTGCTTGGCATGGAACGAGCCGTCGCGGCCCGTGATGCCCTGCACCACCAGCTTGGTGCTGTTGTCGATGAAGATGCTCATGCGGCACCTCCCTTGGTGGCAAGTTCCACGGCGCGCTGCACGGCCGAATCCATGTCGCTCGAGGCGGCGAAACCGTTCTCCTCCAGGATCTTCAGGGCGATCTCCTCGTTGGTGCCGGTGAGGCGAATGACAATCGGCACCTTGAGCGGATTCTGCTTGGTGGCGGTCACGATGCCGTTCGCCACGTCGTCGGTGCGCGTGATGCCACCGAAGATGTTGAACAGAATGCACTTCACGTTCGGATCCGACGTGATGATGCGCAGCGCGTTCACGACCTTTTCCGGATTCGACGAACCGCCGATGTCGAGGAAGTTGGCCGGATCGCCGCCGTAGTACTTCACGAGGTCCATCGTGGCCATGGCCAGGCCGGCGCCGTTCACCACGCAGCCCACGTTGCCATCGAGCTTGATGAACGTGAGGTTCGCGTTGCGCGCGTCCACTTCGCTGGGCGCTTCCGACGACTCGTCGCGCAGCGCCGAGATCTCGGGGCGGCGATCGAGTTCATTGTCGTCGATCACCATCTTGCCATCGACGGCAATGAGCTCACCCTGCGGCGTCATCACGAGCGGGTTGATTTCGGCCAGCGAGCAGCCGGCGTTCATGAACGCCGTGTACAACCGCTGCATGATCTTGGCCGCCTGACGCGCCAGCTTCACATCCTTGTAC contains the following coding sequences:
- the ndk gene encoding nucleoside-diphosphate kinase — its product is MAGRRTLTIIKPDAFGAGNAGNIVALLEKQGFAVKAARVMHMTTAQAGAFYEVHAARPFYGELVEFMTSGPCMPLILEKDDAVASLRTAIGATDPAEAAEGTVRKLYAESKGKNAIHASDSDENAAREARFFFAEADVIA
- the plsX gene encoding phosphate acyltransferase PlsX, whose product is MARIAVDAMGGDFAPRAPIAGALHALSALGPDHHIELVGQTAVIEAELDGLLREEFASVAHVRDRLTIVEAPEVVDMTDKPSAALRRKPNSSMVIGIKRVAEGQAHAFVSAGNTGAQMAASLVLLKLHTGLTRPAIGTIFPTARQPILVLDVGANVDCAPEELVQFARIGTVYAQALLDRSNPAVGLLSIGEEPEKGNLAVKEAHQRLLHAGINFLGNVEGRDLPKGVCDRGPIDVVVCDGFTGNILLKFYESIGPMLIGMVSKVAGLDAREVAGSLKELDVDEYGGAPLLGVRGVSIISHGKSSPKAIKNAIHVALRAHESGMTEQIGRRLAESMPATTGSGITT
- a CDS encoding beta-ketoacyl-ACP synthase III, with product MKRPFSYIAGTGHAVPAKVVTNNDLAAMGIETNDEWIIERTGIRQRHIAEPGESLTSLCAKASQQAMAKAGVTAGEIDVIVCGTASPDHLLPSQAVEVQTALGASRAAAFDVASACSGWLYGAIVGDSLIASGSADTVLVIGAEKLSAIVDWTDRNTCILFADGAGATVLRRARGDKKDKGIMSTFMRSDGALAELLWRPAGGGAEPYSPEVGKRQFIHMAGREVFKHAVRSMAEATDRALDSARLTAADVDLLIPHQANIRIIEATAKHAGIPMEKVFVNVDRFGNTSAASIPIALNDAMEQGRIKEGSTVLFAAFGAGFTWGSIVARF
- the sucC gene encoding ADP-forming succinate--CoA ligase subunit beta, producing the protein MNLHEYQAKELLRAAGVPIPPGEVATTPEQAEAIATRYGTAVMVKAQVHAGGRGKAGGVKFCPTPEAAKEKAQAILGMTIKDLTVEKVLVTVAADIGSEAYVGIIVDRATKKPVFMVSAAGGIDIEEVAASTPEKILYYPVDTRYGLLPFEAMRMGFFLYKDVKLARQAAKIMQRLYTAFMNAGCSLAEINPLVMTPQGELIAVDGKMVIDDNELDRRPEISALRDESSEAPSEVDARNANLTFIKLDGNVGCVVNGAGLAMATMDLVKYYGGDPANFLDIGGSSNPEKVVNALRIITSDPNVKCILFNIFGGITRTDDVANGIVTATKQNPLKVPIVIRLTGTNEEIALKILEENGFAASSDMDSAVQRAVELATKGGAA
- the fabD gene encoding ACP S-malonyltransferase; translation: MAMQYVFLLPGQGSQKVGMGKDLYEAFPAARDAFHAVDDAVGAALSTLAFEGPADELTRTLNAQPALLAHSAAVWAVIGSAMDGRMAAAAGHSLGEFSAYHVTGTLDLAAAARIVRRRGTLMYEQGVQRPGAMAAILGVLTASIDGLCAQASRERGLVVPANYNSEEQVVISGEVAGVERAMELAKEAGAKRCLPLPVSGAFHSPLMAPAVAGLAEAFSAETWRDPVVPVVANVNAEPIASAEQARDLLLQQLTAPVQWTRVMRTLAERHPDATFVEIGSGAVLTGLARRIAPAVRTMTVSTVADIEKFLESASQNS
- a CDS encoding YceD family protein, translated to MLCFDIRTLESRAESVDSLLDGADSVWGEGDSRPVDPGVHVTGRLSSAGQGRFYFSGRFEGMAETTCRRCLTDVTTQVSDDVQLLFAESNLDVAEEDDVVLIPAGERELDLRPALREEWLLAVPAFALCREECQGLCPSCGADRNTGDCTCPPPSDPRWDALRNLR
- the rpmF gene encoding 50S ribosomal protein L32, which translates into the protein MAVPKRRTSKRRKRARNTHKTAPAIVIQSCPQCGTAKRPHRVCADCGYYAGEQRVTAQEA
- the sucD gene encoding succinate--CoA ligase subunit alpha encodes the protein MSIFIDNSTKLVVQGITGRDGSFHAKQMIEYGTQVVAGVTPGKGGQTFEGTAPIFDTVYDAVQATGANTSVIYVPPMYAADAIMEAAAAGVKFIVCITEGVPVLDMTKVYPYVKEHGARLLGPNCPGLITPGQSKVGIIPGRICAPGPVGVVSRSGTLTYEVVNALTKAGIGQSTCVGIGGDPINGTNFIDCLAAFEADPNTKAVAMMGEIGGTDEQEAADFVKNHMTKPVVGFIAGQTAPPGRRMGHAGAIISGSAGTAAEKIDSFKAAGMGVAQRPIDFVELIKARLS